The following is a genomic window from Ictalurus furcatus strain D&B chromosome 14, Billie_1.0, whole genome shotgun sequence.
TTTGTGCCCAGTTTGCTGTCTCTGAGAGGGATCCATCAAGACCAGGAAACATGCTAGAAATGGTAAATGCTAACATTACAGATAGGATTTCATTTAGAAAAATTTCACCCTTGTAACTGCATCTGGAGAATATAAGAATCCACATAGATACTGCAGTGTACTTCAGTAACAAAGGGTTGCATGCCGAATGCGAACAGGCCCTAATCATTAAATTAACAACTTTAGTCAGTGCCTTGGTCAGTGAGaatcttttattattcatttttacaaatatattgtTCACAACACTTTTGTTGGACTTCAACAGCACACCATTCATCTGGGAGATAATGCTGCTTGTGTAATGATTTTCCCCCATGCAAACTTTCAATAAATATCACATTTAATAATATCGGTATGGTCTAGCAGGCATAGTACTCTGCACTACTATCACCACTATTATGATTATGCTGATGATGGTAAGTGCAAGCGTGACGCCATTGAGATAACACGCCTTGGAGCCGTACGCCTTCGCTCCATTCAGGTCTCCCACCATCTTCCGGTCTCTGgactgaaacacacaaacacaaacacataataataaaaataatttcacaagCTCAAATATAGAGTGTCAGGTGACATCTGGATGCTCTTTACTGCGCTCAGACATTGACATATTATACAAACGAATGCACACAGAGACCGATTGGCTAAGCCTTTGATAAACATTGAAATTGTAAGTGCAATTCGTTAAGCTTTAACCAACAGAAAGTCTCTGACTTGCAAAAACATTAATTTTACagtgtgaagaagaaaaagaagtagaACACGACAAAGACTCGAAGtcaatgcaatattttttttttgttaaacgcatttaattaaagctgaaagtctagaCTTCAATCACATGATTGCTTAACTTCATAGctgttgtggtggtgtacagaggcacaACTGCAGAAATAAATTGCagcactgtccaaatacttatggatccAGCAGTAGTTACTCCTAGGCTTGTCCTGCCGGCTGGGAATAAAATCGAAGGGGAAGTTTTAAAAGAATGAAGTTTCTTATCTTCACCACACTCTgttttaatgtcttttttttatctaatcattttaacaacggacattgtcacaaagcagcttcacagaaatccagatgtgttGAGAGGATCTTCAATATGAACATCagtcgtttattttttttttcgttcacCTTTTAAATTCCCCGTTATTTGTGACTCACCTTGATGGAGAAAATCAAGGCGATCAGGCCCAGGCAGCACGGGACTCCATAGATGAAGCTGGCAATGGACCACACCACGTAATCGGGTGGATGCTCCGGCATGTTCACCACGACTGTCCCAGCTCCTCTGCCATCACCCAGAGGAGCGTTCAGTGGAACCATGGAGCTCTGCATGTTGCTCAGTATCATGCCTCTCTGCGCTGTTTCAGAGCCTTCACGCTTCCGATTCAACGTTTTATGGTGGAGGTGAAAGGGTAAGTCCTCATTTATACACTAACCACAGTGCatcacgtttaaaaaaaaaaaaagccaccgGTATTTTTCAGCCTGTACGACCTAATTTCTCATTTAATGCCCTACTTTATGACCAGAGAAGATCTTAACGCATGAGCCATGataatgaataaaagattcaataaaacaaaatcatgaTTTTATTGAATTAGTTAGAGAACACACAGAGAGCATAACTTCCACAGGGTTCAAAAAAGGGACGAAATGCGGGACAACAGTCCTTAAAAACACACCCAATTAAAAGGTTAGATTTCAGGAAATGTTGGACTTCAGTAAGGCACAGGCGCATCTTTCTGATCTTAAATCTAATTTTTAAACTCTAAATCGTTTAATTCTTTATCCACATatcaaaatgctaaaaaagaaaaaaaaaagaaagaaaaaaagaagcatttcTTAGATGGTAAAAATTGTGGTAAATGATTAACATTATCTAGGCAATATGATGATGAAAATATCATGCTATCATTAGTGGACGGTTATTAGGCTGTGCTGCTATGGCAAGCAGATAAACAACACAGTGCAACCACTGCAATTCTGAGAAACATTTTAACATGTGAGCCAATAAtaatctagccaagtcaagctCACAGGTAGTGCTGATGTATTTTATAGAACATAAATGAATGCAGGTAGATTGGAAAAGTGTCGTTCCATACCCTTGATGAACAgagaacagaataaaaataatttaaaaaaacaaaacaaaaaaacaaaacaaaaaaacactttgacTGGAAACATCGATAACGGAAATAAATTGAGGTAAAATTTAGCTTTTAGttcccccctcccccgcccCTCACTGAACTTGTAACCAGGACGTGCAGAAAGGAGCAAGAGAGGAAAATGACCGAACTGTTTATCGTCTTTAAGGAAATATCACTTAACCAAAGCGACTTGGAGGGATCGAGAGGAACGTGACTTACACTAGAGTCATGCGTACTGAGCCTAAATAAAATACTGATCATCACGAACACAAAGCTGTCCTGGACACTGAAGACATGTTTACGAGTTGTCTCGTGTCTCCAAGTCATTTCTCCCGAGCATTTCCCAACATCCGACTTCTCAAAACTATCAAAAAGATTAATGCAGAattagtgctttttttgttttgttttttcaatctTCTTATGGAGAATGTTATCCAGCTACACTGCTAATATTTTTAACGATATGTGAAAGAACAAATGCTCTTGTCaggcatgtatgtatgtatgtgtgtgtgtgtgtgtgtgtgtgtgtgtgtgtgtgtgtgtgtgtgtgtgtgtgtgtgtgtgtgtgtgtgtgcgtgctacAGAAATTCCACACGTCATATCTTGGAAGAAGCGGCCACGGCAGATGAGCCTCCCTTCTTATACACGTGCAGGGAgttctgtggagaaaaaaaagcacgaTAACAGCGGTGTTTTTCTTCTGTAAGCACAAGTGTAACTTGTCGTTGATGTCTGTGGTCAGTATGAAGCCTTACCTTTTTGCCCTCTGCGTTATACTTGTTAAGCAGCGCCTGAACACGAGAGCCGTAATCCTGGTGCACCGCCATCAGATGCTGGACCTGTAAAGACAGACGGACTAAAACTGTTCTAAAACTGTCCAGAAAATCAAAGACGAGTCGGAACGAAAGACCGGCGAAGACGTTACCATGCGCTTCTGAATGAAGAGCTGAGCTCCTTTCAGATGTCCTGCCATGTTTTGGCAGAGACGCTCGCGCTCAGCCTCGTTCAGGACGGTGGTGAAGAAAGTGCGAACCTACATGAGCACAAAGAAGCTTAGAAAGCGCTACACATCGAATCCCACTCCTACAGAGAGGGTTAGACGATGCAATGAGACGTGACCCCCCTCCACCACCAGTCCCCCACAATGCCGCTTGTCCACGTGACCCGTCCATACCTGGGTCACGTTATCATCGTCCGAGCTGTTGTAGCGTCCGACGTCAGGAGAGACCCTAAACTTGGACTCCATGAAGCGTGGCTGACAATCTGGGGCACTGAAGCTGTTAGGGTAGTAGTTTGGGACTCCTCCtgtaaaaatcaatcaatcaatcaatcaatcaatcaatctcgCATTATCAGAGCTGTGAGTTTGGACACCTCACGTTCGGCCGAGACGTGATCTCGATTCCGAGTGTGTAAAACTAAAGGCAAGATAGCAGTGTGTGAGAATTTCTCACCCTGGTTGTCAGTCACACACATGGGTCCATCTCTCTGATAGTTGGCCACACGGGCACGATAAGGGCAATTAACAGGCAGCTGGAGGTAGTTGGCTCCAAGCCGATGGCGGTGGGTGTCAGGATAAGAGAAGAGACGACCCTGCGCAGAGCGTCACGTGTTAGACGATCAACGTGGCAAAAACACGCCGACCGACGATGCAGTATTAAAAAGGTATAAGCACAGAGACACTTTCAGTTTTAGTGTCTGTATTTTCCAGATACACAGAAAATGTATACATGACATATGTACACCGTTACTGCTTCCCGATTACAGGATGACTGTTTAgaatggattttatttatttcgtaacataacataaataacaacattgGGCATTATGACTATCATCCTCGTTCGCGACGTTAATTGGCGTACAATTACGTTTTAGCAACACAAACGTGTTAGAAACATGATAGATCTGGCCTCATCCACCAGATTTTCTCCAGATTTTAGATTCTTTTAGCTCAGAAATCCGACAACGTTTGCGGACTTTGTCACAGAGTTCATGTTGTCCTCGAACAGAGCTCTAATACACGCTGCCATGCCTGACCGTGTGTAGTTCCACACCCTCTGGGGTGCTCACATGCTTTGGTGGCTAAATGCCTCCCCGACCCTCCACCTGCTACGAAACTGCTGGTTTATCATGCACTTGTGCACAACCACAGGTTAACATGACCGCATGCGTGTTCTTCTGTCGAAGCTACGCTGCTTTTCTTTGCACAGCCCACAGAGACGACCACAGCTGCGACTTCGAGCTCGGTTACGCTGCATCAAAGCTAGCACGTTGTGTGTTACCAGCCTGCTGTTATTCCCACCTATTGAGAACAGAGCAGCGGTggatgtatacacacacacacacacacacagacacacacacacagtatctcaccaaagtgagtacacccctcacatttttgtaaatatttgattatatcttttcatgtgacaacactgaagaaatgacactttgctacaatgtaaagtagtgagtgtacagcttgtgtaacagtgtacatttgctgtcccctcaaaataactcaacacacagccattaatgtctaaaccgctggcaacaaaagtgagtacacccctaagtgaaaatgtccaaattgggcccaattagtaattttccctccctggtgtcatgtgacttgaaAGTGTTACAAGgtttcaggtgtgaatggggagcaggtatgttaaatttggtgtcattgctctcacactccctcatactggtcactggaagttcaacatggcacctcatggcaaagaactctctgaggatctgaaaaaaagaattgttgctctacataaagatggcctaggctataagaagattgccaagaccctgacactgagctgcagcatggtggccaagaccatacagcggtttaacaggacaggttccactcagaacaggcctcgccatggtcgaccaaagaagtttagtgcacgtgctcagcgtcatatccggaggttgtctttgggaaatagacgtatgagtgctgccagcattgctgcagaggttgaaggggtggggggtcagcctgtcagtgctcagaccatacgacGCACAGTGCATCagattggtctgcatggctgtcgtcccagaaggaagcctcttctaaagatgatgcacaagaaatcccgcaaacagtttgctgaagacaagcagactaagggcatggattactggaaccatgtcctgtggtcttatgagaccaagataaatttatttggttcagatggtgtcaagcgtgtgtgacggcaaccaggtgaggagtacaaagacaagtgtgtcttgcctacagttaagcatggtggtgggagtgtcatggtctggggctgcatgagtgctgccggcactggggagggaaccatgaatgccaacatgtactgtgacatactgaagcagagcattatcccctcccttcggagactgggctgcagggcagtattccagcatgataatgaccccaaacacacctccaagatgaccactgcctcgCTAAAGaaactgagggtgaaggtgatggactggccaagcatgtctccagacctaaaccctattgagcatctgtggggcatcctcagacggaaggtggaggagctcaaggtctctaacatccaccagctccgtgatgtcatcatggaggagtggaagaggactccagtggcaacctgtgaagctctggtgaactccatgcccaagagggttaaggcagtgctggaaaataatggtggccacacaaaatattgacactttgtgcccaatttggacattttcacttaggggtgtactcacttttgccagcggtttagacattaatggctgtgtgttgagttattttgaggggacagcaaatttacactgttacacaagctgtacactcactactttacattgtagcaaagtgtcatttcttcagtgttgtcacatgaaaagatataatcaaatatttacaaaaatgtgagggtgtacacacttttatgagatactgtgtgtgtgtgtgtatatatatatatatatatatatatatatatatatatatatatatatatatatatatatatatatatataattatttgaCCCAACGAAGGGGTTCATGGGTAAAAGGTTGAGGTGTGTACCAGAGAAGGTTTACATACTGACTAATACTGGCAATATAATTCTTTAATCTGACTGGAAACAAATATATGCAGTGACATGAGGGGGAAAGAGAAGAGTCGAGCTGCAGCTTTTCTTGTCATAGTGGGCATTAAATGCATGCTCACACATAACTTTAtagtgcaataattattggcacctttcatAAAAATGAGCCAGAGCAAATTAGACCACATATACatagacttctgaatatatccccccccttttttttttttattaataattacctctttcatcttcacattacattactttaggaattgattgtgtgtgtgtggttgtctgagagtgagaatcgtgtatttatttatttttcacaccaaattgttgaggccccccgggcggcccccactttgaaaaccactgctctagtGGACACCCTTAAGTAATATGCCAGTATGAAGGGAGACCCCTGTGCAACCGCTCACACTGCATCTCCACGCTATCAAAAATACTCAGaaaatacactcaccatccactttattatgTACAcgtgcacattcatgcagttatttaatctgccaatcatgtggcagcagcacaattgggggtggggggagatcTACAATAACATgcggatacaggtcaagagcgtcagttaatgttcacatctaacatcagaatgaagaaaaagtgtgatctctgtgtgaCTTTAGCCGTGGCAgggatgttggtgccagacagacactgctgatctcctgggatcttcacacacaacaatctgtagagtttacacagaatggtgcgatgCCACATATAataggtgtttttattaaagtgaCCTTGAATTTTAACAAGCCGtagacttattattttttataaacaccaGAAGTGAGAAATAATAAGCTATgaagatcattaaaaaaaaaaaaaaaaaacctagagaAAGACCAACTCAGAGTAATTTTTAAATTCATCAAATGGTCATCCTATCCCAAGGGCATTCTTAGTTTGTTAACAAAAGTAACCAAGGTTTGCTTTCACCGCCtgtatttacaatttttaaaatgattttttaccAAGACTAGGCAATAAAATGTTCGGTaacatgacatttaaaacaCAAGGGAATAGAAGAAACACCGATCCACTACTAAGAACTCCTGTTTCTACAGACTACAAAGGAAATGAGTGCGTCTgtgggtgaaagagagagagtgagtgaaggaaAGTTTGCGTGCATATGGTATTACCACATACAGATACACGATCACACCTCCTGGCACGTGAAATGTGagaaatataaagaaggaaAATATGGTGGATGAGCCATGGGAGCAAAAATGGCCAGTCTCtatctcccctgtcaatcacagcatcACTGTGACCATCGTGGttgaaaaatgctgtaaatgtacacgtatttgtttgatttacatgttacatgctAGCTCTTATACTAGCTTCATTAGTAGGTTAGCAAATCAAGCAAATTATAGGCTACTAGCTACAGTACTTACATTCACCAGCAGCACCAATgattccaagctttatttttctttgcagtGTATCTTTACACATTTATAAGAGGCATATATGACAGGATAACATGAAACCACAGTTAAACTTATGTACAATTATCAAAAAAATTCTCAAACGCCCTGTCTAcaatcacctctctctctctctccctcagaaTAACCTTCGCGATCTTAACCAGTCTGGCTTCAGAGTGGCACCCTCCACAGAGACTGCCCTTATGGCTGTTATTGACAAGCATTCATGTAGATCAACCAAACTGTTTTCAGTTCTCATCCTCAAGACTCTCCAGTCCATCCTCATGAGTCTAGGAATTCAAGAAACGGTGCAGGTTCGCTTCTTACCTGGAGGGATGTTcagatcaggtgacatggaggGGATTTAACTTGCCAACACCACACTGGTGGGTATTCGTACTTTGTGCCCAGTTTGCTGTCTCTGAGAGGGATCCATCAAGACCAGGAAACATGCTAGAAATGGTAAATGCTAACATTACAGATAGGATTTCATTTAGAAAAATTTCACCCTTGTAACTGCATCTGGAGAATATAAGAATCCACATAGATACTGCAGTGTACTTCAGTAACAAAGGGTTGCATGCCGAATGCGAACAGGCCCTAATCATTAAATTAACAACTTTAGTCAGTGCCTTGGTCAGTGAGaatcttttattattcatttttacaaatatattgtTCACAACACTTTTGTTGGACTTCAACAGCACACCATTCATCTGGGAGATAATGCTGCTTGTGTAATGATTTTCCCCCATGCAAACTTTCAATAAATATCACATTTAATAATATCGGTATGGTCTAGCAGGCATAGTACTCTGCACTACTATCACCACTATTATGattatgctgatgatgatggtaaGTGCAAGCGTGAAGCCATTTAGATAAAACGCCTTGGAGCCGTACGCCTTCGCTCCATTCAGGTCTCCCACCATCTTCCGGTCTCTGgactgaaacacacaaacacaaacacataataataaaaataatttcacaagCTCAAATATAGAGTGTCAGGTGACATCTGGATGCTCTTTACTGCGCTCAGACATTGACATATTATACAAACGAATGCACACAGAGACCGATTGGCTAAGCCTTTGATAAACATTGAAATTGTAAGTGCAATTCGTTAAGCTTTAACCAACAGAAAGTCTCTGACTTGCAAAAACATTAATTTTACagtgtgaagaagaaaaagaagtagaACACGACAAAGACTCGAAGtcaatgcaatattttttttttgttaaacgcatttaattaaagctgaaagtctagaCTTCAATCACATGATTGCTTAACTTCATAGctgttgtggtggtgtacagaggcacaACTGCAGAAATAAATTGCagcactgtccaaatacttatggatccAGCAGTAGTTACTCCTAGGCTTGTCCTGCCGGCTGGGAATAAAATCGAAGGGGAAGTTTTAAAAGAATGAAGTTTCTTATCTTCACCACACTCTgttttaatgtctttttttttatctaatcattttaacaacggacattgtcacaaagcagcttcacagaaatccagatgtgttGAGAGGATCTTCAATATGAACATCagtcgtttattttttttttcgttcacCTTTTAAATTCCCCGTTATTTGTGACTCACCTTGATGGAGAAAATCAAGGCGATCAGGCCCAGGCAGCACGGGACTCCATAGATGAAGCTGGCAATGGACCACACCACGTAATCGGGTGGATGCTCCGGCATGTTCACCACGACTGTCCCAGCTCCTCTGCCATCACCCAGAGGAGCGTTCAGTGGAACCATGGAGCTCTGCATGTTGCTCAGTATCACGCCTCTCTGCGCTGTTTCAGAGCCTTCACGCTTCCGATTCAACGTTTTATGGTGGAGGTGAAAGGGTAAGTCCTCATTTATACACTAACCACAGTGCatcacgtttaaaaaaaaaaaaagccaccgGTATTTTTCAGCCTGTACGACCTAATTTCTCATTTAATGCCCTACTTTATGACCAGAGAAGATCTTAACGCATGAGCCATGataatgaataaaagattcaataaaacaaaatcatgaTTTTATTGAATTAGTTAGAGAACACACAGAGAGCATAACTTCCACAGGGTTCAAAAAAGGGACGAAATGCGGGACAACAGTCCTTAAAAACACACCCAATTAAAAGGTTAGATTTCAGGAAATGTTGGACTTCAGTAAGGCACAGGCGCATCTTTCTGATCTTAAATCTAATTTTTAAACTCTAAATCGTTTAATTCTTTATCCACATatcaaaatgctaaaaaagaaaaaaaaaagaaagaaaaaaagaagcatttcTTAGATGGTAAAAATTGTGGTAAATGATTAACATTATCTAGGCAATATGATGATGAAAATATCACGCTATCATTAGTGGACGGTTATTAGGCTGTCCTGCTATGGCAAGCAGATAAACAACACAGTGCAACCACTGCAATTCTGAGAAACACTAACATGTGAGCCAATAAtaatctagccaagtcaagctCACAGGTAGTGCTGATGTattttatagaacataattGAATGCAGGTAGATTGGAAAAGTGTCGTTCCATACCCTTGATGAACAgagaacagaataaaaataatttttaaaaaaaaacccactttgaCTGGAAACATCGATAACGGAAATAAATTAAGGTAAAATTTAGCTTTTAGttcccccctcccccgcccCTCACTGAACTTGTAACCAGGACGTGCAGAAAGGAGCAAGAGAGGAAAATGACCGAACTGTTTATCGTCTTTAAGGAAATATCACTTAACCAAAGCAACTTGGAGGGATCGAGAGGAACGCGACTTACACTAGAGTCATACGTACTGAGCCTAAATAAAATACTGATCATCACGAACACAAAGCTGTCCTGGACACTGAAGACATGTTTACGAGTTGTCTCGTGTCTCCAAGTCATTTCTCCCGAGCATTTCCCAACATCCGACTTCTCAAAACTATCAAAAAGATTAATGCAGAattagtgctttttttgttttgtttttcaatcttCTTATGGAGAATGTTATCCAGCTACACTGctaatatttttaatgatatgTGAAAGAACAAATGCTCTTgtcaggcatgtgtgtgtgtgtgtgtgtgtgctgcagaaaTTCCACACGTCATATCTTGGAAGAAGCGGCCACGGCAGATGAGCCTCCCTTCTTATACACGTGCAGGGAgttctgtggagaaaaaaaaagcacgataACAGCGGTGTTTTTCTTCTGTAAGCACAAGTGTAACTTGTCGTTGATGTCTGTGGTCAGTATGAAGCCTTACCTTTTTGCCCTCTGCGTTATACTTGTTAAGCAGCGCCTGAACACGAGAGCCGTAATCCTGGTGCACCGCCATCAGATGCTGGACCTGTAAAGACAGACGGACTAAAACTGTTCTAAAACTGTCCAGAAAATCAAAGACGAGTCGGAACGAAAGACCGGCAAAGACGTTACCATGCGCTTCTGAATGAAGAGCTGAGCTCCTTTCAGATGTCCTGCCATGTTTTGGCAGAGACGCTCGCGCTCAGCCTCGTTCAGGACGGTGGTGAAGAAAGTGCGAACCTACATGAGCACAAAGAAGCTTAGAAAGCGCTACACATCGAATCCCACTCCTACAGAGAGGGTTAGACGATGCAATGAGACGTGACCCCCCTCCACCACCAGTCCCCCACAATGCCGCTTGTCCACGTGACCCGTCCATACCTGGGTCACGTTATCATCGTCCGAGCTGTTGTAGCGTCCGACGTCAGGAGAGACTCTAAACTTGGACTCCATGAAGCGTGGCTGACAATCTGGGGCACTGAAGCTGTTAGGGTAGTAGTTTGGGACTCCTCCtgtaaaaatcaatcaatcaatcaatcaatcaatcaatcaatcaatctcgCATTATCAGAGCTGTGAGTTTGGACACCTCACGTTCGGCCGAGACGTGATCTCGATTCCGAGTGTGTAAAACTAAAGGCAAGATAGCAGTGTGTGAGAATTTCTCACCCTGGTTGTCAGTCACACACATGGGTCCATCTCTCTGATAGTTGGCCACGCGGGCACGATAAGGGCAATTAACAGGCAGCTGGAGGTAGTTGGCTCCAAGCCGATGGCGGTGGGTGTCAGGATAAGAGAAGAGACGACCCTGCGCAGAGCGTCACGTGTTAGACGATCAACGTGGCAAAAACACGCCGACCGACGATGCAGTATTAAAAAGGTATAAGCACAGAGACACTTTCAGTTTTAGTGTCTGTATTTTCCAGATACACAGAAAATGTATACATGACATATGTACACCGTTACTGCTTCCCGATTACAGGATGACTGTTTAgaatggattttatttatttcgtaacataacataaataacaacattgGGCATTATGACTATCATCCTCGTTCGCGACGATAATTGGCGTACAATTACGTTTTAGCAACACAAACGTGTTAGAAACATGATAGATCTGGCCTCATCCACCAGATTTTCTCCAGATTTTAGATTCTTTTAGCTCAGAAATCCGACAACGTTTGCGGACTTTGTCACAGAGTTCATGTTGTCCTCGAACAGAGCTCTAATACACGCTGCCATGCCTGACCGTG
Proteins encoded in this region:
- the LOC128617995 gene encoding interferon-induced transmembrane protein 3-like, giving the protein MILSNMQSSMVPLNAPLGDGRGAGTVVVNMPEHPPDYVVWSIASFIYGVPCCLGLIALIFSIKSRDRKMVGDLNGAKAYGSKACYLNGVTLALTIISIIIIVVIVVQSTMPARPYRYY
- the LOC128617996 gene encoding interferon-induced transmembrane protein 3-like, translated to MQSSMVPLNAPLGDGRGAGTVVVNMPEHPPDYVVWSIASFIYGVPCCLGLIALIFSIKSRDRKMVGDLNGAKAYGSKAFYLNGFTLALTIIISIIIIVVIVVQSTMPARPYRYY